One window from the genome of Pseudonocardia hierapolitana encodes:
- a CDS encoding aldehyde dehydrogenase family protein encodes MTATEAPAPATFESLDPRTGDVVGTHPVHDAAAVRAAVARAASGAQWWGGIGAAERKRLLLAWRTALVRKLDDLAAVVVEETGKPLDDARLELVLAIDHLDWAAKHAEKVLGRRKVAPGLLMGNQAASVTYRPYGVIGVIGPWNYPVFTPMGSIAYALAAGNAVVFKPSELTPGVGVALADTFAEIVDGRPVLQVVTGFGETGAALCRAPGIGKIAFTGSTATGKRVMAACAESLTPVLVECGGKDPMIVDVDADLDAAADAAVWGGMSNAGQTCAGVERVYVLDAVAEEFVAKVVAKSRGLRSGSGGAYGPMTMPTQVDIVRRHVEDALARGGRAVVGGAESVQPPFVEPVVIVDVPEDSCAVTEETFGPLLVVNRVPDVDEAVLRANATAYGLGASVFSRARGEEIAGRLRCGMVAVNGVISFAGIPGLPFGGVGDSGFGRIHGEDGLREFARPQAVASQRFPLPVPVTSFSRAAGTMKALVGLVRVRHGR; translated from the coding sequence ATGACCGCCACCGAAGCGCCTGCCCCGGCGACCTTCGAGTCCCTCGACCCGCGCACCGGCGACGTCGTGGGCACGCACCCGGTGCACGACGCCGCCGCGGTGCGCGCCGCGGTGGCCAGGGCGGCCTCGGGCGCCCAGTGGTGGGGCGGGATCGGCGCCGCGGAGCGCAAGCGCCTCCTCCTCGCCTGGCGAACGGCGCTCGTGCGCAAGCTCGACGACCTGGCCGCCGTCGTGGTCGAGGAGACCGGCAAGCCGCTCGACGACGCGCGCCTCGAGCTCGTCCTCGCGATCGACCACCTCGACTGGGCGGCCAAGCACGCGGAGAAGGTGCTCGGCCGCCGCAAGGTGGCTCCCGGCCTGCTGATGGGCAACCAGGCCGCGAGCGTGACGTACCGGCCGTACGGCGTGATCGGCGTGATCGGACCGTGGAACTACCCGGTGTTCACGCCGATGGGTTCGATCGCCTACGCGCTCGCCGCCGGCAACGCGGTGGTGTTCAAGCCGAGCGAGCTCACCCCGGGCGTCGGCGTGGCACTCGCCGACACGTTCGCCGAGATCGTCGACGGGCGCCCCGTGCTGCAGGTCGTCACCGGCTTCGGCGAGACGGGCGCAGCGCTCTGCCGCGCCCCCGGCATCGGGAAGATCGCCTTCACCGGGTCGACGGCCACCGGCAAGCGCGTGATGGCCGCGTGTGCCGAGAGCCTGACGCCGGTTCTCGTCGAGTGCGGCGGCAAGGACCCGATGATCGTGGACGTCGACGCCGACCTCGACGCCGCGGCGGACGCGGCCGTGTGGGGCGGCATGTCGAACGCGGGCCAGACCTGCGCGGGCGTGGAACGGGTCTACGTGCTCGACGCGGTCGCCGAGGAGTTCGTCGCGAAGGTCGTGGCGAAGTCCCGCGGGCTGCGGTCCGGCTCGGGCGGCGCCTACGGGCCGATGACGATGCCGACGCAGGTCGACATCGTGCGCCGCCACGTCGAGGACGCGCTCGCCCGCGGCGGGCGGGCGGTCGTCGGCGGGGCCGAGTCGGTGCAGCCGCCGTTCGTGGAGCCCGTCGTGATCGTCGACGTTCCCGAGGACAGCTGCGCGGTCACGGAGGAGACCTTCGGTCCGCTGCTGGTGGTGAACCGCGTGCCGGACGTCGACGAGGCGGTGCTGCGCGCCAACGCCACCGCCTACGGCCTCGGGGCGTCGGTGTTCTCCCGGGCGCGCGGTGAGGAGATCGCCGGGCGGCTGCGTTGCGGGATGGTCGCCGTCAACGGGGTGATCTCGTTCGCAGGCATCCCGGGCCTCCCCTTCGGGGGAGTGGGTGACTCGGGCTTCGGGCGCATCCACGGTGAGGACGGGCTGCGCGAGTTCGCCCGCCCGCAGGCCGTGGCCAGCCAGCGGTTCCCGCTGCCCGTGCCCGTCACCAGCTTCTCCCGCGCCGCGGGCACCATGAAGGCGCTGGTCGGGCTCGTGCGCGTCCGCCACGGGAGGTAG
- the meaB gene encoding methylmalonyl Co-A mutase-associated GTPase MeaB, whose product MPRRADVPELVERARRGEQLAVARLISLVEDGADAALREVAAALGPHTGRAHVVGLTGPPGVGKSTTTSAVVGLLRKQGRKVGVLAVDPSSPFSGGALLGDRVRMGEHATDDGVFIRSMATRGHLGGLAWATPQAMRVLDAAGCDVVLVETVGVGQSEVEVVALADTTVVLLAPGMGDGVQAAKAGILEIADVFAVNKADRDGASQTVRDLRQMLAFGEQGAEPAWRRPVVRTVAARGEGVDDLVAALDAHRDWLDRSGERALRRRARAEAEIEAIALEQHRSRIGDIRGVAGLPQLAERVLAGELDPYGAADELTARLSGPR is encoded by the coding sequence ATGCCGCGGCGGGCCGACGTTCCCGAGCTGGTCGAGCGCGCCAGACGCGGCGAGCAGCTGGCCGTCGCACGGCTGATCTCGCTCGTCGAGGACGGCGCCGACGCCGCATTGCGCGAGGTGGCAGCCGCCCTCGGCCCGCACACCGGACGTGCGCACGTCGTGGGCCTGACCGGGCCGCCCGGCGTCGGGAAGTCGACCACCACCTCGGCGGTGGTCGGCCTCCTGCGGAAGCAGGGGCGGAAGGTCGGGGTGCTCGCCGTCGACCCCTCCTCGCCGTTCTCCGGCGGGGCTCTGCTCGGCGACCGGGTGCGGATGGGGGAGCACGCCACGGACGACGGCGTGTTCATCCGGTCGATGGCCACTCGGGGGCACCTCGGTGGGCTGGCCTGGGCCACGCCGCAGGCCATGCGCGTGCTCGACGCGGCCGGCTGCGACGTGGTGCTCGTCGAGACCGTGGGCGTGGGCCAGTCCGAGGTGGAGGTGGTGGCCCTCGCCGACACCACCGTGGTGCTCCTCGCCCCGGGAATGGGTGACGGAGTGCAGGCCGCGAAGGCCGGCATCCTCGAGATCGCCGACGTGTTCGCGGTGAACAAGGCCGACCGCGACGGCGCCTCTCAGACCGTTCGCGACCTGCGGCAGATGCTCGCGTTCGGGGAGCAGGGCGCCGAGCCCGCGTGGCGCCGGCCGGTCGTGCGCACCGTGGCCGCCCGCGGCGAGGGTGTGGACGACCTGGTGGCCGCGCTCGACGCCCACCGGGACTGGCTCGATCGCAGCGGGGAGCGCGCCCTGCGCCGGCGCGCCAGGGCGGAGGCCGAGATCGAGGCCATCGCGCTCGAGCAGCACCGCAGCCGGATCGGCGACATCCGCGGCGTCGCCGGCCTGCCGCAGCTCGCGGAGCGGGTGCTGGCGGGCGAGCTCGACCCGTACGGAGCGGCGGACGAGCTGACGGCCAGGCTCAGCGGGCCGCGATAG
- the ccrA gene encoding crotonyl-CoA carboxylase/reductase produces the protein MQEIRDAILAEQDDALAGLGVPDHYRGVTVHADEVEMFAGIPTREKDPRKSLHLDEVATPELGPGEAIVAVMASAINYNTVWTSIFEPMPTFGFLRRYGRVSPLTKRHDLPYHVVGSDLAGVVLRTGPGVTRWKPGDRVVAHCLSVELESPDGHDDTMLDPEQRIWGFETNFGGLAELALVKSNQLMPKPAHLTWEEAACPGLVNSTAYRQLVSRHGAAMKQGDTVLIWGASGGLGSYATQYALNGGAIPVCVVSSPQKAEICRRMGAELIIDRSAEGYRFWKDEHNQDQNEWKRFGARIRELTGGDDPDIVFEHPGRETFGASVYVTRKGGTIVTCASTSGYEHTYDNRYLWMNLKRIIGSHFANYRESFEANRLIDKGLIHPTLSRVYPLDETGQAALDVHTNSHQGKVGVLALAPREGLGVTDPDKRARHVDAINRFRGV, from the coding sequence GTGCAGGAAATCCGCGACGCCATCCTCGCCGAGCAGGACGACGCCCTCGCCGGGCTGGGCGTGCCCGACCACTACCGGGGCGTCACGGTGCACGCCGACGAGGTGGAGATGTTCGCCGGCATCCCGACGCGCGAGAAGGATCCGCGCAAGAGCCTGCACCTCGACGAGGTCGCGACACCGGAGCTGGGCCCCGGCGAGGCGATCGTGGCCGTGATGGCGAGCGCCATCAACTACAACACGGTGTGGACCTCGATCTTCGAGCCGATGCCGACCTTCGGCTTCCTGCGCCGGTACGGCCGGGTGTCGCCGCTCACGAAGCGCCACGACCTGCCCTACCACGTGGTCGGTTCGGACCTCGCTGGCGTGGTGCTGCGCACCGGTCCCGGTGTCACCCGCTGGAAGCCGGGGGACCGGGTGGTGGCGCACTGCCTGTCCGTCGAGCTGGAGAGCCCGGACGGGCACGACGACACGATGCTCGACCCGGAGCAGCGCATCTGGGGCTTCGAGACCAACTTCGGCGGGCTCGCGGAGCTCGCACTGGTCAAGTCCAACCAGCTCATGCCCAAGCCGGCCCACCTGACCTGGGAGGAGGCGGCCTGCCCCGGGCTGGTCAACTCCACCGCCTACCGCCAGCTCGTCTCCCGGCACGGCGCGGCGATGAAGCAGGGCGACACCGTCCTGATCTGGGGCGCGTCCGGCGGGCTCGGCTCCTACGCCACGCAGTACGCCCTGAACGGGGGCGCGATCCCGGTGTGCGTCGTGTCGTCGCCGCAGAAGGCCGAGATCTGCCGCAGGATGGGCGCCGAGCTGATCATCGACCGCAGCGCGGAGGGCTACCGGTTCTGGAAGGACGAGCACAACCAGGACCAGAACGAGTGGAAGCGCTTCGGCGCCCGGATCCGGGAGCTCACCGGGGGTGACGACCCGGACATCGTCTTCGAGCACCCGGGGCGCGAGACCTTCGGGGCGAGCGTCTACGTCACGCGCAAGGGCGGCACGATCGTCACCTGCGCCTCGACGTCGGGCTACGAGCACACCTACGACAACCGCTACCTCTGGATGAACCTCAAGCGGATCATCGGGTCGCACTTCGCCAACTACCGGGAGTCGTTCGAGGCGAACCGGCTGATCGACAAGGGCCTGATCCACCCGACGCTGTCGAGGGTCTACCCGCTCGACGAGACCGGCCAGGCCGCGCTCGACGTCCACACCAACAGCCACCAGGGCAAGGTCGGCGTGCTCGCGCTCGCCCCGCGGGAGGGACTCGGCGTCACCGATCCGGACAAGCGCGCACGACACGTGGACGCGATCAACCGCTTCCGTGGTGTCTGA
- the nucS gene encoding endonuclease NucS, translating to MRLVIARCQVDYVGRLTAHLPMAPRLLLVKADGSVSIHADDRAYKPLNWMSPPCWLEEQPGVWTVRNKAEESLVITIDEVLHDSKHELGVDPGLVKDGVEAHLQELLAAHPTTLGEGYTLVRREYMTAIGPVDLLCRDADGGSVAVEVKRRGEIDGVEQLTRYLELMNRDPLLAPVAGVFAAQQIKPQARTLAEDRGIRCVTVDYDALRGMQRDDLLLF from the coding sequence GTGCGTCTCGTCATCGCCCGGTGCCAGGTCGACTACGTCGGGCGGCTCACCGCCCACCTGCCCATGGCGCCGCGGCTCCTGCTCGTCAAGGCCGACGGGTCGGTCAGCATCCACGCCGACGACCGCGCCTACAAGCCGCTGAACTGGATGAGCCCGCCGTGCTGGCTCGAGGAACAGCCCGGCGTGTGGACGGTGCGCAACAAGGCAGAGGAGTCGCTCGTGATCACGATCGACGAGGTGCTGCACGACTCGAAGCACGAGCTCGGCGTCGACCCCGGGCTGGTGAAGGACGGCGTCGAGGCGCACCTGCAGGAGCTGCTCGCCGCCCATCCCACGACCCTCGGCGAGGGCTACACGCTCGTGCGCCGGGAGTACATGACCGCGATCGGCCCCGTGGACCTGCTGTGCCGCGACGCCGACGGCGGCTCGGTGGCCGTGGAGGTGAAGCGCCGCGGCGAGATCGACGGCGTCGAGCAGCTCACGCGCTACCTGGAGCTCATGAACCGCGACCCGCTGCTCGCGCCGGTCGCCGGGGTGTTCGCGGCGCAGCAGATCAAGCCCCAGGCGCGCACGCTGGCCGAGGACCGCGGCATCCGCTGTGTCACCGTCGACTACGACGCCCTGCGCGGCATGCAGCGGGACGACCTGCTCCTGTTCTGA
- a CDS encoding acetyl-CoA C-acetyltransferase: MSGSVIVAGARTPMGKMSGALKDFSGAQLGSVAIKAALERAGVAPDQVQYVIMGQVLTAGTGQIPARQAAFGAGIPMDVPALTINKVCLSGLDAIALADQLIRAGEFDIVVAGGQESMTQAPHLLPKSRAGFKFGDVTMLDHMAHDGLFCAFDQLPMGASTEKFNARYGVTREDQDAFAARSHQLAAKAAVDGTFDAEIAPVTVPQRKGDPLVVSTDEGVRGDTTGESLAKLRPAFSSDGTITAGSSSQISDGAAAVVVMSRAKAEELGLSWLAEIGAHGVVAGPDASLHEQPANAIEKACEKEGISAADLDLVEINEAFAAVGLVSTKKLGIDPDKVNVNGGAIALGHPIGMSGARIALHLALELGRRGGGVGAAALCGGGGQGDALIIRVPAAH, translated from the coding sequence GTGTCCGGATCCGTGATCGTCGCCGGGGCCCGCACGCCGATGGGCAAGATGTCCGGCGCGTTGAAGGACTTCAGCGGTGCCCAACTGGGCTCCGTCGCCATCAAGGCTGCGCTCGAGCGGGCAGGCGTCGCTCCCGACCAGGTCCAGTACGTGATCATGGGTCAGGTCCTCACGGCGGGGACCGGTCAGATCCCCGCCCGGCAGGCGGCGTTCGGCGCCGGCATCCCGATGGACGTGCCGGCACTCACGATCAACAAGGTGTGCCTCTCCGGGCTCGACGCGATCGCGCTGGCCGACCAGCTCATCCGCGCGGGCGAGTTCGACATCGTGGTGGCCGGCGGGCAGGAGTCGATGACGCAGGCGCCGCACCTGCTGCCCAAGTCGCGCGCGGGCTTCAAGTTCGGTGACGTCACGATGCTCGACCACATGGCCCACGACGGCCTGTTCTGCGCCTTCGACCAGCTCCCGATGGGTGCGTCCACCGAGAAGTTCAACGCCCGCTACGGCGTCACCCGTGAGGATCAGGACGCGTTCGCCGCCCGGTCGCACCAGCTCGCCGCGAAGGCCGCGGTCGACGGCACGTTCGACGCCGAGATCGCGCCCGTCACCGTGCCCCAGCGCAAGGGCGACCCGCTCGTCGTCTCCACCGACGAGGGGGTGCGCGGCGACACCACCGGCGAGAGCCTCGCGAAGCTGCGCCCGGCGTTCTCCTCCGACGGCACGATCACGGCCGGGTCCTCCTCCCAGATCTCCGACGGCGCCGCCGCCGTGGTGGTGATGAGCCGCGCGAAGGCCGAGGAGCTGGGCCTGTCCTGGCTCGCCGAGATCGGCGCCCACGGCGTGGTCGCCGGCCCGGACGCGAGCCTGCACGAGCAGCCCGCCAACGCGATCGAGAAGGCCTGCGAGAAGGAGGGCATCTCCGCCGCCGACCTCGACCTCGTCGAGATCAACGAGGCGTTCGCTGCCGTCGGGCTGGTGTCCACGAAGAAGCTCGGCATCGACCCGGACAAGGTCAACGTCAACGGCGGCGCGATCGCGCTCGGCCACCCGATCGGCATGTCCGGTGCCCGGATCGCGCTGCACCTCGCGCTGGAGCTCGGCCGGCGCGGCGGGGGAGTGGGCGCCGCCGCGCTCTGCGGCGGTGGCGGCCAGGGCGACGCGCTGATCATCCGGGTGCCCGCGGCGCACTAG
- the mce gene encoding methylmalonyl-CoA epimerase translates to MGEHTVLAIDHVGIAVADLDAAIEWYASTFGLVATHTETNEEQGVREAMLSAPGDAGAAVQLLAPLREDSAIAKFLHRSGPGIQQLAYRVADVDASCEALRAKGLRLLYDEPRRGTAGSRINFVHPKDAGGVLVELVEPAANH, encoded by the coding sequence ATGGGAGAACACACGGTCCTCGCGATCGACCACGTCGGGATCGCGGTGGCGGACCTCGACGCGGCGATCGAGTGGTACGCCTCCACTTTCGGCCTGGTGGCCACGCACACGGAGACCAACGAGGAGCAGGGCGTCCGGGAGGCGATGCTGTCCGCCCCCGGCGACGCGGGGGCGGCCGTCCAGCTGCTCGCCCCGCTGCGGGAGGACTCGGCGATCGCGAAGTTCCTCCACCGCAGCGGCCCGGGCATCCAGCAGCTCGCATATCGCGTGGCCGACGTGGACGCGAGCTGCGAGGCCCTGCGGGCGAAGGGGCTGCGCCTGCTGTACGACGAACCGCGCCGCGGCACCGCAGGCTCGCGCATCAACTTCGTCCACCCGAAGGACGCAGGCGGCGTGCTCGTGGAGCTCGTGGAGCCGGCCGCGAACCACTGA
- a CDS encoding 3-hydroxyacyl-CoA dehydrogenase family protein has translation MREFRTVGVVGLGTMGAGIVEVFARNGLRVLAAEVDAEAVERGRVHLETSTARAVGRGKLTQEAADELIGRITTTTSLADLAEADLVVEAVPEHLDLKAQVLGELDRVCRPDVILASNTSSLSVTELAVRTGRPGKVVGMHFFNPAPVQKLVELVRTVVTEPDVIEDARAFAASLDKVPVVIGDRAGFIANALLFGYLNHAARMYEARYATREDLDAAMRYGCGYPMGPLALLDLIGLDTSYEILDTMYRQSRNPLHAPAPILKQMTTAGLLGRKSGRGFYTYAKPHSSEVVPDALTPASKIPADVPVREVQRVGVVGTGTMASGIVEVFAKAGFDVLVRGRSASKAEGALAGIRKSLDKAVVRGKLEEADRDAALGRITTTTRLEDFADVDLVVEAVAEELDVKRAVFAALDEICKPGAILATTTSSLPVVECAAATTRQQDVLGLHFFNPAPVMKLVEVVSTITTSADVAATAIALCDRLGKVAVSCGDRAGFIVNALLFPYLNDAVKMLEAHYATADDIDAAMKTGCALPMGPFELLDVVGLDVSLAIERTLYQEFRLSGFAPAPLLEHLVTAGRLGRKTGHGFRDYNPR, from the coding sequence GTGCGCGAGTTCCGGACGGTCGGGGTCGTCGGCCTGGGCACGATGGGAGCGGGCATCGTCGAGGTGTTCGCCCGCAACGGGCTGCGGGTGCTGGCCGCCGAGGTCGACGCCGAGGCCGTGGAGCGCGGGCGGGTGCACCTGGAGACGTCCACCGCACGGGCGGTCGGGCGCGGCAAGCTCACCCAGGAGGCCGCCGACGAGCTCATCGGCCGGATCACCACCACCACGTCGCTCGCCGACCTGGCCGAGGCCGACCTCGTGGTCGAGGCGGTGCCCGAGCACCTGGACCTGAAGGCGCAGGTCCTCGGCGAGCTCGACCGGGTGTGCCGGCCCGACGTGATCCTCGCGTCCAACACCTCCTCGCTGTCGGTCACCGAGCTGGCCGTGCGCACCGGCCGGCCCGGCAAGGTCGTCGGGATGCACTTCTTCAACCCGGCGCCGGTGCAGAAGCTGGTGGAGCTCGTCCGCACGGTCGTCACCGAGCCGGACGTGATCGAGGACGCCCGCGCGTTCGCCGCGTCGCTGGACAAGGTGCCGGTCGTCATCGGCGACCGCGCCGGGTTCATCGCGAACGCCCTGCTCTTCGGCTACCTCAACCACGCCGCGCGGATGTACGAGGCGCGCTACGCCACCCGCGAGGACCTCGACGCCGCCATGCGCTACGGCTGCGGCTACCCGATGGGCCCGCTGGCGCTGCTCGACCTCATCGGGCTCGACACGTCCTACGAGATCCTCGACACGATGTACCGGCAGTCGCGCAACCCGCTGCACGCGCCGGCGCCGATCCTGAAGCAGATGACCACCGCGGGCCTGCTCGGGCGCAAGAGCGGGCGGGGCTTCTACACCTACGCCAAGCCGCACAGCTCCGAGGTGGTGCCCGACGCGCTCACCCCGGCCTCGAAGATCCCCGCGGACGTACCGGTGCGCGAGGTGCAGCGGGTCGGCGTGGTCGGCACGGGCACGATGGCCTCGGGCATCGTCGAGGTCTTCGCGAAGGCCGGGTTCGACGTCCTGGTGCGCGGGCGCAGCGCGTCGAAGGCCGAGGGTGCGCTCGCGGGCATCCGCAAGTCCCTGGACAAGGCCGTGGTGCGCGGCAAGCTCGAAGAGGCCGACCGGGACGCCGCGCTCGGCCGGATCACCACCACCACGCGTCTCGAGGACTTCGCCGACGTCGACCTCGTGGTCGAGGCGGTCGCCGAGGAGCTCGACGTCAAGCGGGCCGTCTTCGCAGCGCTCGACGAGATCTGCAAGCCGGGCGCGATCCTCGCCACCACCACGTCGTCGCTGCCCGTCGTCGAGTGCGCGGCGGCCACCACCCGCCAGCAGGACGTGCTCGGCCTGCACTTCTTCAACCCGGCGCCGGTGATGAAGCTGGTGGAGGTCGTCTCCACGATCACCACCTCGGCCGACGTCGCCGCCACCGCGATCGCACTGTGCGATCGGCTCGGCAAGGTCGCCGTCTCGTGCGGGGACCGGGCCGGGTTCATCGTCAACGCGCTGCTCTTCCCGTACCTCAACGACGCGGTCAAGATGCTGGAGGCGCACTACGCCACGGCCGATGACATCGACGCGGCGATGAAGACCGGCTGCGCGCTCCCGATGGGCCCGTTCGAGCTGCTCGACGTGGTGGGCCTGGACGTGTCGCTGGCCATCGAGCGCACGCTCTACCAGGAGTTCCGGCTCTCCGGGTTCGCGCCGGCGCCCCTACTGGAACACCTGGTGACGGCCGGTCGGCTGGGTCGCAAGACCGGCCACGGGTTCCGGGACTACAACCCCCGCTAG